A part of Microbulbifer sp. MI-G genomic DNA contains:
- a CDS encoding cupin domain-containing protein, with the protein MAAWRHCLRAPGLPVGNDRKQHAGALLVFNNEFPMPSPLTHLGEMPIDIFMRDYWQQKPLLIRNAFTDFKSPISAEMLAGMALEERVESRLVMEQGENEPWQLRTGPFTEADFLSLPRTHWTLLVQAADQWLSEIAELKECFRFIPDWRLDDVMISYAADQGSVGPHYDHYDVFLLQAEGKRLWQQGPKVDETQPRLAGTPLSILSAFEAENRWILEPGDMLYLPPQYSHWGIAEGACTTISIGFRAPSAAEILEELASEIATGLPDSMRYTDAGIEPTGNPAEIDAASVVRLQKQIGHWLQQPEKITRWFGAVMTEAKYPDIVALDADSAADWRKQLRRGLSLVLNPASRCAFCRQPATLFVDGEALPVPLAFARQFTANRTIRWRDIDNYPLLGVADGLIDQLVSQGTLIYPPEDF; encoded by the coding sequence GTGGCCGCATGGAGACACTGCCTGCGCGCTCCGGGCCTTCCAGTGGGCAATGACCGGAAACAGCACGCCGGTGCACTTTTGGTTTTCAATAACGAGTTTCCCATGCCCAGCCCCCTGACCCATCTCGGTGAAATGCCGATCGACATTTTTATGCGCGACTATTGGCAGCAAAAACCCCTGCTGATCCGCAACGCTTTTACCGATTTCAAATCCCCGATCTCCGCTGAAATGCTGGCGGGCATGGCCCTCGAAGAAAGGGTGGAATCGCGCCTGGTAATGGAACAGGGGGAAAACGAACCCTGGCAACTGCGCACAGGACCTTTCACCGAGGCGGACTTCCTCTCCCTGCCCCGCACCCACTGGACCCTACTGGTTCAGGCCGCTGATCAATGGTTATCTGAAATAGCCGAACTCAAAGAGTGCTTTCGTTTTATACCCGATTGGCGCCTTGACGATGTGATGATCAGCTATGCCGCCGACCAGGGCAGCGTGGGTCCGCACTACGACCACTATGATGTGTTTCTACTCCAAGCGGAGGGCAAGCGCCTCTGGCAGCAGGGGCCCAAAGTCGATGAAACCCAGCCGCGGCTGGCGGGCACACCACTCAGTATCCTCAGCGCGTTCGAAGCGGAAAACCGCTGGATACTGGAACCGGGCGATATGCTTTACCTGCCCCCGCAATACAGCCACTGGGGTATTGCCGAAGGCGCCTGCACAACAATTTCCATCGGTTTTCGCGCGCCCTCTGCCGCCGAGATTCTCGAAGAACTCGCCAGCGAAATCGCAACGGGATTGCCAGACAGCATGCGCTACACCGATGCGGGCATAGAGCCCACAGGAAATCCCGCTGAAATTGACGCGGCCTCTGTGGTACGTTTGCAAAAACAGATAGGCCATTGGCTGCAACAGCCGGAGAAAATCACCCGGTGGTTCGGTGCGGTGATGACCGAGGCAAAATATCCAGATATCGTAGCCCTGGATGCGGACAGCGCTGCCGACTGGCGGAAACAACTGCGCCGGGGACTGTCGCTGGTACTGAATCCTGCATCGCGCTGTGCCTTTTGTCGCCAGCCTGCAACGCTGTTTGTAGATGGGGAAGCCCTCCCTGTGCCCCTTGCTTTTGCCAGACAATTTACTGCAAACCGCACAATCCGCTGGCGCGATATCGACAACTACCCGCTACTGGGCGTCGCAGATGGCCTGATCGATCAGTTGGTTTCCCAGGGCACGCTCATCTATCCCCCGGAGGATTTCTGA
- the mnmA gene encoding tRNA 2-thiouridine(34) synthase MnmA, whose translation MSDSTPSKPPKRIIVGMSGGVDSSVAALRLIQQGFRVEGLFMKNWDEDDGTEYCTARADLADAQAICHRLGIHLHTASFAAEYWDHVFAYFLAEYKAGRTPNPDILCNREIKFKAFLEYAEVLGADAIATGHYARRLDIKGRTYLLKGLDVNKDQSYFLHAVEEAAFARALFPLGELEKPAVRRIAEKNGFVTHNKKDSTGICFIGERRFKDFLEQYLPAQPGDMETPEGRFMGRHAGLMYHTIGQRQGLGIGGVKGGGEDPWYVVGKDLQRNVLIVVQGAHHPLLYATGLEATQTHWINGAAPGKTFRCQAKTRYRQPDQDCTVQVQENGDLIVAFDKPQRAVTPGQSLVLYDGEVCLGGAVIEKSTGIGSAVSKKQQALRSDFE comes from the coding sequence ATGTCTGACTCCACACCCAGCAAGCCGCCCAAGCGTATCATTGTCGGTATGTCCGGCGGTGTCGATTCCTCCGTAGCCGCACTGCGCCTGATCCAGCAGGGCTTTCGGGTGGAGGGTCTGTTTATGAAGAACTGGGACGAGGACGACGGCACCGAATACTGTACCGCCAGGGCCGACCTGGCTGATGCCCAGGCCATCTGCCACAGGCTTGGTATCCATCTACACACTGCCAGCTTTGCCGCTGAGTACTGGGATCATGTCTTTGCCTACTTCCTGGCGGAATACAAGGCCGGGCGTACGCCCAATCCGGATATCCTGTGTAATCGCGAAATCAAATTCAAAGCCTTTCTGGAATACGCAGAAGTACTGGGCGCAGATGCCATTGCCACCGGCCACTACGCGCGCCGTCTCGATATCAAGGGGCGCACCTATCTGCTCAAGGGGCTGGATGTCAACAAGGATCAGAGCTATTTCCTGCACGCGGTGGAAGAAGCGGCCTTTGCCCGCGCCCTCTTCCCGCTCGGAGAGCTGGAAAAGCCCGCGGTGCGGCGTATTGCTGAGAAAAACGGTTTTGTCACCCACAACAAAAAAGACAGCACCGGCATCTGTTTTATCGGCGAGCGCCGCTTCAAGGATTTTCTGGAACAGTACCTGCCGGCACAGCCTGGGGATATGGAAACGCCGGAAGGCAGGTTCATGGGGCGCCATGCGGGATTGATGTACCACACCATTGGCCAGCGACAGGGCCTGGGTATCGGCGGTGTCAAAGGTGGCGGGGAGGACCCCTGGTACGTGGTGGGCAAAGACCTGCAGCGCAACGTACTGATCGTTGTACAGGGTGCACACCACCCCCTGCTCTATGCCACAGGGTTGGAAGCAACCCAGACACACTGGATTAATGGTGCTGCACCCGGCAAAACATTCCGCTGCCAGGCGAAAACCCGCTACCGCCAGCCAGACCAGGATTGCACAGTGCAGGTACAGGAAAATGGTGACCTGATTGTGGCATTTGATAAGCCACAGCGCGCCGTGACACCGGGTCAATCACTGGTACTCTACGACGGCGAAGTTTGCCTTGGCGGTGCGGTGATAGAAAAATCCACCGGCATCGGCTCTGCCGTGTCGAAAAAACAACAAGCACTAAGGAGCGATTTTGAATAA
- a CDS encoding pseudouridine synthase: MAKLILLNKPYGVLSQFTDTQGRPTLADYVREKDVYPAGRLDFDSEGLLLLTADGALQHQISHPKKKVAKTYWVQVEGEISADALTALDRGVPLKEGRTAPARTRRLSDVKLWPRTPPIRERKSISTSWLELTICEGRNRQVRRMTAAVGFPTLRLVRMAIGHWHLGALKPGEYRMEEIFTVNQAPSKLGQKRRQR, from the coding sequence ATGGCCAAGCTCATTCTTCTTAACAAACCCTACGGCGTCCTGAGCCAATTTACGGATACCCAGGGCCGCCCCACGCTTGCAGACTACGTCCGCGAAAAGGATGTCTACCCCGCCGGCCGGCTCGATTTTGACTCGGAAGGGCTGCTGCTGCTCACAGCCGATGGCGCGCTGCAACACCAAATCAGCCACCCAAAGAAAAAGGTGGCAAAAACCTACTGGGTCCAGGTTGAAGGGGAAATCAGTGCTGATGCGCTCACGGCTCTGGACCGTGGCGTACCGCTCAAAGAGGGGCGCACTGCGCCGGCCAGGACCCGGCGCCTGTCCGATGTTAAACTGTGGCCGCGCACACCGCCGATTCGGGAGCGAAAATCCATTTCCACCAGTTGGCTGGAACTGACCATTTGCGAGGGCCGCAACCGCCAGGTTCGACGGATGACCGCAGCTGTCGGTTTCCCCACCCTGCGTCTGGTGCGTATGGCAATCGGCCACTGGCATCTCGGCGCGCTCAAACCCGGAGAGTACCGGATGGAGGAAATTTTCACCGTCAATCAGGCCCCCTCAAAGCTCGGGCAAAAACGTCGGCAGCGGTAG
- a CDS encoding anaerobic ribonucleoside-triphosphate reductase activating protein, giving the protein MNAHLRVGGFTPFTAIDYPGELAAVVFCQGCPWRCRYCHNGHLLPARAPSTHGWEQVVNFLADRRGLLDAVVFSGGEPTAQEALEGAVTEVRKLGFKVGLHTAGIYPRRLRRLIPRLDWVGLDIKALPENYPAISGVARSGAAPWQSAKLLAEAGIPLQVRLTHHPRLTSHSELDQIRQKLRLLGIPHLEIQPCNSAQALDETLRLSL; this is encoded by the coding sequence ATGAATGCGCACCTGCGAGTCGGCGGCTTTACGCCGTTTACCGCCATCGATTATCCCGGCGAATTGGCTGCAGTGGTCTTTTGCCAGGGCTGCCCCTGGCGCTGCCGCTACTGCCACAACGGCCATCTGCTGCCCGCCCGTGCTCCTAGTACCCACGGCTGGGAACAGGTTGTGAACTTTCTTGCCGACCGTCGCGGGTTACTGGATGCGGTGGTATTTTCCGGCGGCGAGCCCACAGCTCAGGAAGCCCTGGAGGGTGCCGTAACCGAGGTGCGCAAACTGGGATTCAAGGTGGGCCTGCATACCGCCGGTATCTACCCGCGCCGCCTGCGCCGCCTGATCCCCCGATTGGATTGGGTCGGCCTTGATATCAAGGCCCTGCCGGAAAATTACCCGGCTATTTCCGGTGTGGCTCGCAGTGGAGCTGCACCCTGGCAAAGTGCAAAACTCCTGGCAGAGGCCGGCATTCCCCTGCAGGTACGCCTGACCCACCACCCCCGGCTCACAAGCCACAGCGAACTGGACCAGATCCGTCAAAAATTGCGGCTACTCGGGATTCCCCACCTGGAAATACAACCCTGCAACAGCGCACAGGCTTTAGATGAAACGCTTCGATTGTCATTGTAA
- the purB gene encoding adenylosuccinate lyase, with translation MTVALSALTAVSPIDGRYESKTAPLRAIFSEYGLMSARVEVEVRWLQQLSAHRQITEVAQFDDDANQLLDRIVADFSLGDARRIKEIERTTNHDVKAVEYFLKEKIRSNVQLAGVSEFVHFACTSEDINNLAHALMLRAGREKVLLPAMHNLVDKIAELAQHFADVPMLSRTHGQSASPSTVGKELANVVARLRRQINQIRAVPLLGKINGAVGNYNAHLSAYPEVDWEEYAEAFVNSLGLTWNPYTTQIEPHDYIAELFDAIARFNTILIDFNRDIWGYISLGYFKQRVVVGEVGSSTMPHKVNPIDFENSEGNLGLANAMLQHLAAKLPLSRWQRDLTDSTVLRNMGVGVGYSAIAYAATTKGLGKLEINRERLAKDLDNAWEVLAEPIQTVMRRYNIEAPYEKLKNLTRGQGITRETLKTFIESLEIPAEAKSALLELTPATYTGNAAEQARKL, from the coding sequence ATGACCGTTGCGCTTTCCGCACTCACAGCGGTATCCCCCATTGATGGCCGCTACGAAAGCAAGACCGCCCCTCTGCGCGCTATTTTCAGCGAATACGGCCTGATGTCCGCCCGCGTTGAAGTAGAGGTACGCTGGCTGCAGCAACTCTCCGCGCACAGGCAAATCACCGAGGTAGCGCAGTTCGACGACGACGCCAACCAGCTGCTCGACCGCATCGTGGCTGACTTCTCCCTGGGAGATGCCCGGCGTATCAAAGAGATCGAGCGCACCACCAACCACGACGTAAAAGCCGTCGAATACTTCCTCAAGGAAAAAATCCGTAGCAATGTACAATTGGCCGGAGTCAGCGAATTCGTCCACTTCGCCTGTACCTCAGAAGACATCAACAACCTTGCCCACGCACTGATGCTGCGCGCCGGGCGTGAAAAGGTCCTGTTGCCAGCAATGCACAACCTCGTGGACAAAATCGCCGAGCTTGCCCAACATTTTGCCGACGTGCCCATGCTGTCGCGCACCCACGGCCAATCCGCCAGCCCCTCCACCGTGGGTAAGGAGCTCGCCAACGTGGTTGCGCGCCTGCGCCGTCAGATAAATCAAATCCGCGCAGTACCCCTGCTGGGTAAAATCAATGGCGCGGTAGGTAACTACAATGCACACCTGTCCGCCTATCCGGAGGTCGACTGGGAAGAATATGCAGAAGCCTTTGTCAATTCCCTGGGCCTGACCTGGAACCCCTACACCACCCAGATCGAGCCACACGACTATATCGCTGAACTGTTCGATGCAATCGCACGCTTCAACACCATCCTGATTGATTTTAATCGGGATATCTGGGGTTATATTTCCCTCGGCTATTTCAAACAGCGGGTGGTTGTCGGCGAGGTGGGCTCTTCCACCATGCCGCACAAGGTCAACCCCATCGACTTCGAAAACTCCGAGGGCAATTTAGGCCTGGCCAACGCCATGTTGCAGCACCTGGCCGCCAAGCTGCCCTTGTCCCGCTGGCAGCGCGACCTGACTGACTCTACCGTACTGCGCAATATGGGTGTTGGTGTCGGCTATTCCGCCATCGCCTATGCCGCCACCACAAAGGGCCTGGGCAAGCTGGAAATCAACCGTGAGCGCCTCGCAAAAGACCTGGACAATGCCTGGGAAGTACTGGCGGAACCCATTCAGACCGTGATGCGCCGCTACAATATTGAGGCACCCTACGAGAAGCTCAAGAACCTCACGCGCGGCCAGGGCATCACCCGTGAAACCCTGAAAACATTTATTGAAAGCCTGGAGATTCCTGCCGAAGCCAAGAGTGCCCTGCTGGAATTGACTCCGGCCACCTATACCGGAAATGCCGCGGAACAGGCTCGCAAGCTTTAA
- the cspD gene encoding cold shock domain-containing protein CspD: MPTGTVKWFNNAKGYGFILADDGGEDLFAHYSAIQMEGYRTLKAGQQVTFDIIRGDKGYHATNISTVPAGDSRPVSHETESMPSEALREKEAEALD, translated from the coding sequence ATGCCTACCGGTACCGTGAAGTGGTTCAATAATGCCAAGGGATATGGATTTATTCTTGCGGATGACGGAGGGGAGGACCTTTTTGCACACTACTCCGCAATTCAGATGGAGGGTTATCGAACCCTGAAAGCTGGCCAACAGGTCACTTTTGATATCATTCGAGGCGATAAAGGTTATCACGCAACCAATATTTCCACTGTGCCTGCAGGGGACTCCAGACCCGTCAGTCACGAAACTGAGTCGATGCCTTCTGAAGCACTCAGGGAAAAGGAAGCCGAGGCGCTGGATTAG
- a CDS encoding ribonucleoside triphosphate reductase, which translates to MTSIATPANQNLSSSAHPATTPEGFLVCKRDGRTLAFDARRITSALLRAGRATQAYDEEEALRLTQSVLQVIGHRFDDSAPIDIEEIQNIAEQVLISCHYVDTARAYIAYRGRHQQLRSDRQSLVNVETSINEYLQRADWRVAANANQGYSLGGLILNSAGKMIANYWLNHVYSNEIGAAHRDGDLHIHDLDMLAGYCAGWSLRTLLHEGLNGVPGKVESAPPAHLSSAVGQIVNFLGTLQNEWAGAQAFSSFDTYLAPYVRKDRLDYPTVRQCMQELIFNLNVPSRWGTQTPFTNLTFDWVCPQDLRDQVPVIAGEEMPFTYGALQEEMDLINRAYIEVMSAGDARGRVFTFPIPTYNITADFPWHSDNAERLFAMTARYGLPYFQNFINSDLSPNMVRSMCCRLQLDLRELLKRGNGLFGSAEQTGSLGVVTINCARLGYLYRGDWDALVTRLDRLLELARDSLEVKRKIIQRHMDAGLFPYTLRYLGTLRNHFSTIGVNGINEMLRNFSGDRENIATETGTHLAEGLLDHIRTRMTEFQEQTGHLYNLEATPAEGTTYRFAREDRKRFADIIQAGSKEAPYYTNSSQLPVGFTDDPFEALARQESLQSRYTGGTVLHLYLGEQLPDSDSCRRLLQRALQHYRLPYITVTPSFSICPVHGYLSGEHEFCPRCDEALLANKQRSCSNSHLTTKETCHA; encoded by the coding sequence ATGACGAGCATTGCCACTCCCGCCAACCAAAATCTGTCCAGCTCGGCACACCCAGCCACAACGCCGGAAGGCTTTCTGGTCTGCAAGCGCGATGGACGCACACTGGCTTTCGATGCCAGGCGAATCACCAGTGCACTTTTGCGTGCCGGGCGCGCTACCCAGGCTTATGACGAAGAGGAAGCATTGCGTCTCACCCAGTCGGTGTTGCAAGTGATTGGCCACCGCTTTGATGACAGCGCACCAATTGATATCGAGGAGATCCAGAATATTGCCGAGCAGGTGCTGATCAGCTGCCATTATGTGGATACTGCACGGGCTTATATTGCCTATCGGGGCCGGCATCAGCAACTGCGCAGTGATCGGCAGTCCCTGGTGAATGTGGAAACCTCAATCAATGAGTATTTGCAGCGGGCAGATTGGCGTGTCGCGGCCAACGCCAATCAAGGCTACTCTCTGGGCGGTTTGATTCTGAACAGTGCCGGCAAAATGATTGCCAACTACTGGCTGAATCATGTCTATTCGAATGAAATCGGCGCGGCCCACAGAGATGGTGACCTGCATATCCACGACCTCGATATGCTCGCGGGTTATTGCGCCGGCTGGTCGCTGCGCACCCTGTTGCACGAGGGTTTGAACGGCGTGCCGGGCAAGGTGGAATCCGCACCACCGGCACATCTATCCAGCGCCGTAGGCCAGATTGTCAATTTTCTCGGAACCCTGCAAAACGAGTGGGCTGGCGCCCAGGCCTTCAGTTCCTTCGATACTTACCTGGCCCCCTATGTGCGCAAGGACCGACTGGACTACCCCACCGTGCGCCAATGTATGCAGGAATTGATTTTCAACCTCAATGTGCCGTCCCGGTGGGGGACCCAAACGCCCTTTACCAACCTCACATTTGACTGGGTATGCCCGCAGGATCTGCGCGATCAGGTACCGGTGATCGCAGGCGAGGAAATGCCCTTCACCTATGGTGCTCTGCAGGAAGAAATGGACTTGATCAACCGCGCCTATATCGAGGTGATGAGCGCGGGCGATGCACGCGGCCGGGTTTTTACCTTTCCGATTCCCACCTACAACATCACTGCAGATTTTCCCTGGCACAGCGACAACGCAGAGCGCCTGTTTGCCATGACAGCCCGCTATGGCCTGCCCTACTTCCAAAACTTTATCAATTCAGACCTGAGCCCGAATATGGTGCGCTCCATGTGCTGCCGCTTGCAGTTGGATTTGCGCGAATTACTCAAACGCGGTAACGGTCTGTTCGGTTCCGCAGAACAGACGGGCTCTCTCGGCGTAGTAACGATCAATTGTGCACGTCTCGGCTATCTGTACCGCGGCGATTGGGATGCCCTGGTCACCCGCCTGGATCGGCTGCTGGAACTGGCGCGGGATTCACTTGAGGTCAAGCGCAAAATTATCCAGCGGCACATGGATGCAGGACTGTTTCCCTATACCCTCCGCTACCTGGGTACTCTGCGCAATCATTTTTCCACCATCGGGGTAAATGGCATCAACGAGATGCTGCGCAATTTCAGTGGTGACCGCGAGAACATTGCCACTGAAACAGGAACCCATCTGGCCGAAGGACTGCTGGACCATATCCGCACACGCATGACAGAATTCCAGGAACAGACAGGCCATCTCTACAACCTTGAGGCGACGCCAGCCGAGGGCACCACCTATCGATTTGCCCGTGAGGATCGCAAGCGATTCGCAGACATCATCCAGGCCGGCAGTAAAGAAGCGCCCTACTATACCAACTCATCACAACTGCCCGTGGGCTTTACCGACGATCCTTTCGAAGCCCTGGCCCGGCAGGAGTCCCTGCAGTCCCGGTATACGGGCGGTACCGTATTGCACCTGTATCTGGGCGAGCAGTTGCCAGATAGTGACAGTTGCCGCCGGCTGTTACAGCGCGCACTTCAGCACTATCGCCTGCCCTACATCACGGTAACCCCCAGCTTTTCCATCTGCCCGGTGCATGGTTACCTTAGCGGCGAGCACGAATTTTGCCCCCGCTGTGACGAGGCGCTGCTCGCAAATAAGCAACGCTCCTGCAGCAATTCACACTTGACTACCAAGGAGACATGCCATGCATAA
- a CDS encoding GNAT family N-acetyltransferase, producing the protein MAIVVRTANWHSERSTIRTIRETVFVREQKVPADLEWDTLEESAQHFLVFEDGVAIGTGRLTAGGKIGRLAIKKSARGLGYGAQLLETICEHARHLGHQRVYLHAQQQAQGFYSRSGFVVEGDIFSEANIPHIRMVRDLDSLSG; encoded by the coding sequence ATGGCTATTGTTGTCCGCACTGCTAACTGGCATAGCGAGCGAAGCACTATCCGCACCATCCGAGAGACTGTGTTTGTGCGGGAACAGAAAGTCCCCGCCGATTTGGAGTGGGATACTCTGGAAGAAAGCGCCCAGCATTTCCTTGTTTTCGAAGATGGCGTGGCAATAGGCACTGGGCGTCTGACAGCAGGTGGCAAGATCGGTCGCCTAGCAATCAAAAAATCTGCACGGGGCCTTGGGTATGGCGCGCAGCTGCTTGAGACCATTTGCGAACATGCCCGACACCTTGGGCACCAACGTGTTTATTTGCACGCCCAGCAACAAGCCCAGGGGTTTTACAGTCGGTCTGGCTTTGTTGTCGAAGGTGACATTTTCTCAGAGGCGAATATCCCCCATATCAGGATGGTGCGGGATCTGGATTCATTATCTGGCTGA
- the hflD gene encoding high frequency lysogenization protein HflD yields the protein MNNWRDQALALAGIFQAATLVERLAKTGTAPQTQLETGVFSLFQLNPDHTDTVFGGAANLLPGLQVSRQLLQSRQHPEYTDCLRYALSILYLQRQLSKKSALLSIIGNRLQKAKAQAEHFAPTHENVFSNLASIYSDTLGTFRFRIQVLGDFNYLQQQRIANQIRSMLFAGIRAATLWRQLGGRRLHLLFQRKRLLHATNDWIAQLESTNH from the coding sequence TTGAATAACTGGCGGGATCAGGCTCTGGCACTGGCCGGAATATTTCAAGCTGCAACACTGGTAGAGCGCCTGGCAAAGACCGGCACGGCTCCACAGACACAGCTGGAAACAGGTGTGTTCAGCCTGTTTCAGCTCAATCCCGACCACACCGACACTGTCTTTGGCGGTGCCGCCAATCTACTGCCAGGGCTGCAGGTTTCAAGACAACTGTTACAGTCACGTCAGCATCCAGAATATACCGACTGCCTTCGGTATGCGCTCTCTATACTCTATCTGCAGCGGCAGCTCAGCAAAAAGAGCGCACTCCTTTCCATCATCGGCAACCGCCTGCAAAAAGCCAAAGCCCAGGCCGAGCATTTCGCCCCGACACACGAAAATGTGTTTTCAAACCTGGCCAGTATCTACAGCGATACCCTCGGCACCTTCCGCTTCCGAATTCAGGTACTCGGTGATTTTAACTACCTGCAACAGCAGCGCATCGCCAACCAGATCCGCTCCATGCTGTTTGCCGGCATCCGTGCCGCAACCCTGTGGCGGCAACTGGGCGGTCGCCGCCTGCACCTGCTGTTTCAGCGCAAGAGACTATTGCATGCGACCAATGATTGGATCGCACAACTCGAATCCACAAATCACTAG
- the icd gene encoding NADP-dependent isocitrate dehydrogenase, producing the protein MGHIQVPADGEKVTVNADGSLNVPDRPVIPFIEGDGIGVDITPVMRKVIDAAVEKAYGDGKKIAWMEIYCGEKAAETYAGDWFPAETLAAIRDYVVSIKGPLTTPVGGGFRSLNVALRQELDLYVCQRPVRWFSGVPSPVKEPNKVDMVIFRENSEDIYAGIEWKADSDEAKKVIKFLQDEMGVKKIRFPEHCGIGVKPVSAEGTKRLVRKAIQYAIDQDRDSVTLVHKGNIMKFTEGAFADWGYELARDEFGAQPLDGGPWHSFKSPTTGKEIIIKDVIADAMLQQILLRPAEYDVIATLNLNGDYLSDALAAQVGGIGIAPGANLSDEVALFEATHGTAPKYAGQDKVNPGSLILSAEMMLRHLGWKEAADLVIKGMEGAIEAKTVTYDFERLMEGAELKSCSEFGGEVIRHMT; encoded by the coding sequence ATGGGTCATATCCAAGTGCCGGCAGACGGCGAAAAAGTTACAGTCAATGCCGACGGTTCTCTGAATGTTCCGGATCGCCCGGTGATTCCCTTTATCGAGGGCGACGGCATCGGTGTGGATATCACCCCGGTCATGCGCAAGGTGATTGATGCTGCAGTAGAGAAGGCTTACGGTGACGGCAAGAAAATTGCGTGGATGGAAATCTACTGTGGAGAAAAAGCGGCCGAGACTTACGCGGGTGACTGGTTCCCAGCCGAAACCCTCGCCGCGATCAGGGACTATGTTGTCAGCATCAAAGGCCCTCTCACCACTCCGGTAGGTGGGGGGTTCCGTTCCCTGAATGTCGCTCTGCGCCAGGAGCTGGACCTGTATGTCTGCCAGCGGCCGGTGCGCTGGTTCAGCGGCGTGCCCTCTCCGGTAAAGGAGCCGAACAAGGTAGATATGGTGATCTTCCGGGAAAACTCCGAAGATATCTACGCCGGTATCGAGTGGAAAGCGGACAGTGACGAGGCGAAAAAAGTCATTAAGTTTCTGCAAGACGAGATGGGCGTTAAGAAAATCCGTTTTCCGGAGCACTGCGGTATCGGCGTCAAGCCGGTCTCTGCCGAAGGCACCAAGCGCCTGGTGCGCAAGGCGATCCAGTATGCCATAGACCAGGACCGCGATTCCGTTACCCTGGTACACAAAGGCAATATCATGAAGTTCACCGAGGGCGCCTTTGCTGATTGGGGCTACGAACTGGCGCGCGATGAGTTTGGCGCTCAGCCTCTGGACGGAGGGCCCTGGCATAGCTTCAAGAGCCCGACAACCGGTAAGGAAATCATTATCAAGGATGTGATTGCAGATGCCATGCTGCAGCAGATCCTGCTGCGCCCGGCGGAGTATGATGTTATCGCCACTCTGAATCTGAACGGTGATTACCTGTCCGATGCCCTGGCTGCTCAGGTGGGCGGAATCGGCATTGCACCGGGTGCCAACCTTTCCGACGAAGTCGCGTTGTTTGAGGCTACGCACGGCACAGCACCCAAGTATGCCGGTCAGGACAAGGTAAACCCCGGCTCCCTGATCCTGTCTGCGGAAATGATGTTACGTCATCTGGGTTGGAAGGAAGCGGCAGATCTGGTTATCAAAGGTATGGAAGGCGCTATCGAGGCCAAGACGGTTACTTATGATTTCGAACGCCTGATGGAGGGCGCCGAGTTGAAATCCTGCTCGGAGTTTGGTGGCGAAGTTATCAGGCACATGACCTAG
- the nrdD gene encoding anaerobic ribonucleoside-triphosphate reductase, which produces MHKQAPVLKEKDRTRCEVWSRVMGYHRPVSFWNPGKQSEHRERRFFVANSKPGSV; this is translated from the coding sequence ATGCATAAACAAGCCCCAGTATTAAAAGAGAAAGACCGCACCCGCTGCGAGGTCTGGAGCCGTGTGATGGGCTATCACCGTCCGGTCTCATTCTGGAACCCCGGCAAACAATCCGAACACCGGGAGCGCCGTTTCTTTGTAGCCAACAGCAAACCGGGCTCGGTGTAA